A genome region from Deinococcus sp. Leaf326 includes the following:
- a CDS encoding response regulator transcription factor, whose protein sequence is MIRVCLVDDQTLVRLGLRRLLELAPDIEVVAEAGDGEEAVVVVCSSSPDVLLLDVRMPRLDGLGVLETLNLKGRLPPTLMLTTFNDDEALLRSRKAGARGFLLKDASLDTLLESIRTVARGETFSRPVLSEHVVAHLRQSRDTLLEADLSPELSPRELELLRLMAGGYSNRELAELVDLKEGTVKNLVSSILFKLQARDRTRAVLRALELGIL, encoded by the coding sequence ATGATTCGAGTATGTTTAGTAGATGATCAGACTCTCGTACGTTTGGGGCTGCGTCGATTGCTGGAACTCGCCCCTGACATAGAAGTTGTGGCAGAGGCCGGAGACGGGGAAGAGGCTGTCGTCGTCGTCTGTAGTAGCTCTCCAGACGTTCTCTTGCTGGATGTCCGCATGCCACGGCTCGATGGCTTAGGTGTTTTAGAGACTCTCAACCTCAAGGGTAGACTACCACCAACACTAATGCTGACCACGTTTAATGACGATGAAGCGTTACTGCGTAGTCGGAAAGCTGGCGCCCGAGGCTTTCTCCTGAAAGACGCCTCGCTCGATACCTTACTCGAGAGTATCCGGACTGTGGCCAGAGGTGAAACCTTTTCGAGACCTGTGCTCAGTGAGCATGTAGTGGCCCATCTCCGGCAATCGCGGGACACTCTACTTGAGGCAGATCTGTCTCCAGAGTTATCACCAAGGGAATTAGAGTTGTTGCGATTGATGGCCGGTGGTTACTCTAATCGAGAATTAGCCGAGTTGGTTGATCTAAAGGAAGGAACAGTTAAGAATCTAGTTTCCAGCATTCTGTTTAAGCTTCAAGCTCGCGATCGAACCCGCGCTGTTCTTCGCGCTCTTGAGTTGGGAATACTATGA